DNA sequence from the Cucumis melo cultivar AY chromosome 6, USDA_Cmelo_AY_1.0, whole genome shotgun sequence genome:
CCCTTAATACCCTCCAGACTCTCCCCCATCGACAACCTGCAACCAAACAATGATTTCACACTTTAAattcaacaaatcctaaatacCGAAGGTCTGTAAGGTTGGTTCATCAGTGTTatgttttcttttcaaatattaattaaaactGAACTATAATTGACAAATAGATGAAAAACATCTAATTATAGAGCTCAACTAGATGAAGAATACTCCACTACTTAGAACTCCAGAACAGATCCTGCTCCAGAAATTTCATAGTGAATACTCTTCTTGCTTAATACTCCTTGGGAAACGAAGAGAAGAGAATGAGATCAAATAAGAGAAGTATTGGAAAGGGTTGCGTTGGGGAATGGGAGCAATAATATCCAAGCACCTTAGATCCACCTTAGATCCCAAATGATTAAACACACATTCAACAAGGCCTATAGAAAGATAGCAAATCCTCCAGCAATGCATAAACTAATGGTCAGATTCAACTGAGCAGCTTAAGTTCCTTGTAAGCACAGAAAGGGGGAAGGAAACAAGTCAAGAAATAATAGGATACCATTTTGATTCTCGAATGGTTAAAAATTTCACAGTGGAACTAAACATGGTGGGAGATCTCCGATTTAGTAGAATTTCAAAACATATTAGATATGCAGAGTGATTTATACTTTATAGCTCCCGATGAGTTAAGAAGCAACTAGAATATAACCAGTGGCCAGATTCAAAGATCCTTGCAAACAATCTCTATTCTGAGGATATAGCATTTGAGACTGGATTGAGAACGTATTACATGGACTAGTGAACCAagcaaaaacattttcaaattccTATTCAAATGGTTGGAGGACGAAGTGAACGGTGGAAAGAATGAAAGTTATAACAGCCAACACGACCCATGTCTTGTTCCGGACAGCAAACCAATATTTCATATAAGAAATAAATCAACTTTCATTTCTGGAAAATAGAACAAAAGTACTCTACTTACTTATATATACAATACTTATACTCTTGACTCCTAGCAAGGTCCTTTTCTCCTTCCTCGAGCTACATTAACGCAAATCCAATGTTAAACTCATTCACTAATCAATTAAAGAAGAATAGCCAGAGAAATACGAGCACATAACAATAAGAAAAACATAATCTCACCGGATCACTACCATAAACTAGATCGTAACAAGTAGGAGAAAGACATCGCAGGGCACAATTTTCCTTTTCGGTAGTTGAAGATCTGCATTGCCAACCCCACAATCCACTGCACATTTTCAACAAATTATCATAACAAATCAAAGCACTAACGGATAGGATGAAAAAAGAAATGAGAAATTACATTTTCCAATTACtctaaaaaaaaaccctaaaaataGCTTGAAGTAAACGCTAACCTCTCGATATCGGCGTAACACTCCTGCTTCTTTTGCCGGGTTTCAGCATCCTGAATAATTGAAATAAGAATCGGTAGAATCAAGTGAAGAGGAAGAAAATTACGATCCGAGAAGAGGAACAAAACTTACAGTGACTGGACGGCGAGATTTGGCGATAACTGTATGGGTAGTGAGCAATgaaaagataaaccctagaaGGATCAAGGGTTTGAGTGTGTTGAGAAGCTTTGAATTTTTCGAAGAATTGTTGACTTCCATTGTTGTTGATCAAATTCACATTCCCTCGGCTCCAATTGAATCCATTGCGCGCTTTTGCACTCGTATATATATAGTGTTCCAATTGTGCAGTTGATCTTCTTCTTGTTACTACTGCTACTATAATTATTGTTGCTTAACTTTAAACATTGAGATTGACATGAAATTAAATTATGTGTGTATGTATGTTTATATTGTTGAGGATAATTTTTTGACTCAAACATATAAATTTGACTTCATAAGGACTGTGAGGATTGAATCAATATACAAATCAAATTATAGGAATAATTGTAGatgtaacaattatattcaaaataattaagtatatagcaatattttaaaaaactttacaaatcagtcaaaatctatcaataatagaatatcatattataaatatttatttatcacTATCGTAAGAGTCTACGATAAAAAGATCtatatattttgctatatttgtaaattttttaaatgttcctatgtatttaattattatttttaaaattaccaCTAATTATAATTATCCATAATATGATCAACTAGAAGAATAGCAATCTACAACTTACTATTTGaaaaaatatgataaataagAATTTGTAAAAACCCAAAAcattcctatatatatatatatatataatattagtTACTTTCTAGAACTAAAAATAGTAAGTACACTTTAATAAATTCTTAAACATAATTGCCTCATATGCTTGTCTAATCAAACTCATAATCTTTTGTCTTCATTTTCAATCGACCCCTAGAAACACTCCTATATCCCTTATTATCCCATAATTATAACCGAAAACATTGCCCAACGTGAGGTATAGAAAAAGAGAAGGGAATGGGTCAGAGCACATACTAATCCCATGAATAAGCTTCAAATTTGTTGCATTCACGTTACTTGGCCCAACGAACCCTACCTACAAAAGTGAAAAAGAAAGTATAAGATTGATGTATCAATTGTTTATCAACATTCATTCATAATGATTATTAATACGACTGAATAAACCGTTATACATAGATGATAATATAATACAAGAATATACATTAAAATTAACTCTAGTGTTACTTGATAAATAAAACGTATCAAATATACAAGTAAATTCATTTGATGGAGGTAAAACTACGATAATTAGAAAGGTAAATAAAATCAacttttagaaaagaaaaaaacattttaaacaACTATATGTAAAGAGACCAAACTTTGTGACTAACAtacattataataataataataatatatgtacCTGGAAAACATTATGATAAAATATAGAATTAGAATCTATGGACTATACTACAGTACTCCCCTGCATTTGGATATGACTATTTGTCATACACAAAAAATTCATAATATATAATGTTTGAttatgatttttaatttttaatctttcttttgttttttttttttctttgatcgTCTTCTTCAACCATTTATTCAGctaaacaagtttcataatgcGGAGGGGACTTTTGATTTTGACTTTTGATTGCGTtcatcaattaattatatatgggTTTGCCCATTTTTTACTATGTAAGATTCGAGAAGTTTAGAAGGATTTGGAGATTATAAGTGGATGAAATTCATTTTCCTTAACTAACCCATTATTCGATTTGACTTCCACACCTTTCTTCTTTCGCCATTCTTACTGTTTTTAGCTCTTAAGCAGCTCGATTTGgcaattttttttcctctctcgCACCTGGCAAAGAATTTGAGCTCGAGATCTCTTGGGTTTTGTTAGACATCATTTGGGTAATTCATTAACTTGTTTTACTGTCAATTAATGGCTGATGAATCAATCTCTGTTCCGAATAAGGATATGTTTGTTggatttttgtttaaatttgatgTTTCTAGATATGGTGGGGATATTTTGTCCGTTCGTTTTTagtttgggttttttttttcttttggaagcCAAATTTCAGGGTTCCACCACTTTGGTGAAAATACTACATCGGTTTTATGAAAATGAATCTGATATGGACTTCGATTttttatttacaatttctcaTCGCTATTATTTTTCTGGGTTGTACTGGTTTTTGAGAAAGTTATGTGAAAATTTGATTGGTTTTCTGTTATATTGCTGTTGCTTAGTTGAATCAGCCAGTGGAGTTCTTATTTGGAATTGTAAATATTATACAGTTGTTTGCCATTTCCAATCCCAGCTTCTAATTGTAATTGGCTTGTTTATCTCTCTTGTTTATTGTGTTTTCTTGCACCTGTGGCCAACATTTTGAGTATCTCGTTTCATTTTTCAACTCATACCTAACGTGGTTAATGATTCATCAAAATGGCCAGAATCTTGATCCGGATTTAGCATCAAGCATACTTCACTAGCATTTCATTAGGTTTATGTGCAATATATTTCTTCACGAGTATTTAGCAAAGACGATGAGGAAGTGTTATTCGAACTTTTTTCAAATGGGAACTAGGAATCTGTCTATTTTTGTGCTCTGGACTTTTGGTTTTTCCCGATCTTTTCAAACTGTCTAAGTTCATTTGGAAATATGTTTTGCCCTTACAGTTATGCTCTATAATTTTGATACAACGTCAGTTGCAATAATCTCAGGGGAAGTAAACGCTTCTTCCAGACTTCGTAGTGTACAAGAGCTAAAATTTTTTAGCAAAAAATATCtctgtttattttttttctgtcATTTTGATGTGTTGAAGTATTTCCCTGTCCATCCTTTTGAATTGACGGACATACTCTGTATTTGATGCATGGTAATCATAATATTGTGAATGAAAGTTGTATGAATCGTCGGTATATGGACATCAAATGATGTAGAGTGCTAGATTTTTTCGTGATGGACAATGTTAGTGCTGATGCAATCAGAAGTTGCCGAAGTGAAGAACTTGAACTTCCAATCTGATGTCGACTACCCATAGCTCTTTGCAGGGGCATGATGATGACAGTGTTCAGGCTGCAAGATCCCAACTAAAGAAAAGGTGATTAGGTTGAATTACTTTCATAGCAGGATTGCTGATTTTTTGCTCACTACTAAAATCAATGTGGGTAGTACCAATTGATTAAAGTAGGCACTGAGAGGTCTGGATAGGTTATATCTTGTTATTTTTAATTGCCTCAACAGTCTCATTAAGGAGGGATAAGCAGGGAAACTAGTTTGGCTAATGGCTTAAATAGCAGCTGAACTGTTCATATGATTATTGTCATCCTCCAGTGAGGTCTAATCTGATACAATTGTTTCTGTAGGCTTACATTTGAAAGATCTCTTGGTTCTAACAATCTGAAAAGAGCTGTGGATGTCAATAATCATCAAGACCAAGAAGATATGGTATGAACTTCTTTGTACAAATTGATCAGAATTTATCTTTAAGCCATCTGCAACATCTTAGAGTACTTAAAGTTGTACATAGGAACTGTTGTCACGAGTAAGAGCACAGGAAGGGGAGATTCAACTTCTTCGTCAACAAATTTCAGTTGCTTGCTTGAAGGTATAAATAGCTTAGATGACTCTGGGTTCATGTGATATTGGTTTTTGCTGTGTACTTATTTCAACATCTGTTATACCTTACATAAGAAGTATCTGTGGTGAAAGGAATTACGACTGTTGAATGAGAAATATGCACTGGAGAGGAAATTTTCAGATATAAGAATGGTTTGTCTTTGTTCTTGGATATAGTTGTATGGGCTACTGTTATTAGATTTCTCCTCGTTCAGTGGTTTCTTCGCATTATTATTCAGATAACACAATTCTTTTTTCTCGTTGTGCTACAGGCAGTTGATGAGAAGCAAACTGAAGCCATTACTTCTGCCTTCAATGAGTTGGGATACAGAAAAGGAGATCTTGAAGTGAACTTAAAATTGACTAATGAATTGAAGGTTTAGTTTCTTTCCGATGCTATTTCCATCTAATACCTTGTGTGGGTCACGTCTGCTTATTGCAATCAGTCTCTCCATTCTTATAACCTGTATATTTTTGGACCTATGAATTcaagagggaaaaaaagaaaatatcacCCCTAGCCCAAAACCCGTGAAGATTAcctaaaaagaaagaaaaagaaaaagcttCTAGTTGGTATTCATCAGAAAGGAGAGCgatgagaaaaaaatgtttcGACAACCAAAATAGGAAGTTAATATCTGCTTATGTTAATAATGCTGAATGGTACCGTTCTCATTCTCTAATAGGCTGTGGATGATGAAAGATATCACTACATATCATCGTTGCTTGGGCTTTTGGCAGAATATGGCATATGGCCTCAGGTCATAAATGCCTCAGTTTTAACCAACAGTGTGAAGGTAAATTCTCTACATATAATGCTTGAGACTATTTTTCACATCTGCCAAATTGCATAAATCCAACTTTCTTGCGGATATTCTGGCTATCCTTATTCCAAAGAAATcctgaaaaaaaaatttggtagaAATTTTGAAGCAGAACACATGATATCTATGAGCCCACTTAATCTATCTCTAGACCTAATTACACTATTACAGAATGCTCTCTGGTCCAAGTTAGTGTTTTCTGGCAGAGTAGTAGTGTTCAATGTGTACTTATTGCCCTTTTGGATTCTCCCATTGGCCAATTTATTGGGTTAGTTTGTGATACATGTTGCAACATTTTTATACTTACTGATTAAGAggtttgtttcttctttttcttgcCTTTTTTTACCTctccttctttttcatttttctttacctCTTTTTCTCCTCATTTTTTTGTAGCTTCTTCATGATCAGTTGCAGCGGAAGATCAGAACTTCTTATGTAAGCTTGCTAATATTAAAATCTGTTTCCTTTTCCCCAATTATAAGTTACCCGACTAGGATAGATAAACGTTTGCTATATGTGATTGCAACTCCATATTGTCATCTACTAGCATTCCTTCTTATTATTGcttcatttatttttctctatAGACCGTTAATCTTTTCTATAGTGTTATAATGGCAATTTTATGTCAAACGGATAGAAGGTGGGCAGGAGGAAATGTTTGATATTACAAAATTTCACTGCTCTTCTTGGCccaccattttttttcttcttttttttgaaaaagttcCCTTCTGAGAGGTCTTGATGAAATTACATGAAAATTTTAGAACTTTATGCCTGACATGCAACTTTGTCAAATGTCctgttttaaactaataaattTCTGAATACTAATAGGGTTTTATTGGTAATATTAGAAGGATATTAGTAAGGGTATAGTGGTAATTGGCTAAGGAATCTTGATTATAAAATGTCATAGT
Encoded proteins:
- the LOC103483444 gene encoding uncharacterized protein LOC103483444, with the translated sequence MEVNNSSKNSKLLNTLKPLILLGFIFSLLTTHTVIAKSRRPVTDAETRQKKQECYADIESGLWGWQCRSSTTEKENCALRCLSPTCYDLVYGSDPLEEGEKDLARSQEYKYCIYKLSMGESLEGIKGSFDY